One region of Solanum pennellii chromosome 6, SPENNV200 genomic DNA includes:
- the LOC114077610 gene encoding uncharacterized protein LOC114077610 produces the protein MVQSHQKSYMDIKRRSLEFEVDGWVHQEVSRMKDVLRFELAVVYPVFHISMLKKCMGDPSLTVQIKNVGIEDSLSYEEIPLEILDQQVCKLRINEVASAKIIIPPRRAARGHPSRKNVEEQWVPNAAEVQTQGKLPMVISVRI, from the exons ATGGTACAGAGTCACCAAAAGTCCTACATGGATATTAAGAGGAGGTCGTTGGAGTTTGAGGTGGATGGTTGGGTACATCAAGAAGTTTCACGCATGAAGGATGTTCtaaggtttg AGTTAGCAGTGGTTTATCCGGTGTTTCAtatctctatgttgaagaagtgcatgggtgatccttcattgactGTACAAATCAAAAATGTTGGAATTGAGGATAGCttatcctatgaagagattCCGCTTGAGATTTTAGATCAacaagtttgcaagttgaggaTAAATGAGGTTGCGTCAGCCAAG ATAATCATTCCTCCACGAAGAGCTGCAAGAGGTCATCCATCTAGGAAGAATGTAGAGGAACAATGGGTACCTAATGCAGCTGAAGTGCAAACTCAAGGGAAATTACCAATGGTGATTTCCGTAAGGATATAA